The following proteins are encoded in a genomic region of Sorangiineae bacterium MSr12523:
- a CDS encoding response regulator gives MTALRVLIADDEEIARKRLTRLLKGIPDIELRGECADGIAVLKRVAEGDIDVMLLDIQMPGLTGLEAMALLPEDGPYTIFCTAYAEHAVAAFDVGAIDYLLKPIEGERLEKALQRARSREARERFHAELREQRQIAQTALARLAIPTQQGIVLVDPREVSHALLEGELVTIYVGGQKYFTDFSLQTLSEKLARFPFERVHRKALLNLEHVVHLEPCPTGGYVARTRTGATVEISRQSARALRKRLGLRRSADEE, from the coding sequence ATGACAGCGCTTCGCGTCCTCATTGCCGACGACGAGGAAATCGCCCGAAAGCGCCTTACGCGTTTGCTGAAGGGCATTCCCGATATCGAACTTCGCGGGGAGTGCGCCGATGGCATCGCCGTGCTCAAGCGCGTCGCGGAAGGCGATATCGATGTGATGCTACTCGATATTCAAATGCCCGGCCTCACCGGCCTGGAGGCCATGGCCCTTCTGCCCGAGGACGGGCCGTACACCATCTTTTGCACCGCCTACGCGGAGCACGCCGTCGCCGCGTTCGACGTGGGGGCCATCGATTACCTGCTCAAGCCCATCGAGGGCGAGCGCCTGGAAAAAGCGCTGCAGCGCGCCCGTTCCCGCGAGGCCCGCGAGCGCTTCCACGCCGAGCTGCGCGAGCAGCGCCAAATTGCCCAAACTGCGCTGGCGCGATTGGCCATTCCCACGCAGCAGGGCATCGTACTCGTCGACCCGCGCGAGGTGAGCCACGCGTTGCTCGAGGGGGAGCTCGTGACCATTTACGTCGGCGGGCAAAAGTACTTCACCGATTTCTCGCTGCAGACCTTGTCGGAAAAGCTCGCCCGCTTCCCCTTCGAACGCGTGCACCGCAAGGCCCTTTTGAACCTCGAACACGTCGTCCACCTCGAACCTTGCCCCACCGGCGGCTACGTCGCCCGCACCCGCACCGGCGCCACCGTCGAAATCTCCCGCCAATCGGCCCGCGCCCTCCGCAAACGCCTCGGCCTCCGCCGCTCGGCGGACGAGGAGTAG
- a CDS encoding histidine kinase yields MSVRSTVRETTRALLAPKRLVPVLLVAIPLIIAQGRFSDDPLAVSLAIVDCLAFVLIAPLAWRVLVPDDGSPRRRILGLLAYAGLGTGVVVTLGVAVPQLLSMRLTFLTTAPSLFVSVALFLVGGWGLGRDIGLEASLSRERARAAALAREAESAQLLALRAHFDPHFLFNTLNAIAEWCRDDGETAERAILQLSSMLRTILQGVRSPTWPLSKELELMKALFSLHLIRDPAAFSLTWDVDEAAAETKVPPMVLLPLAENAVKHGPAAGHRGEIAVRVHLDAGAVLFSLENPGAYRGARPGSEGLPIVERRLAVAYGNTVKLDMASLGERTRAQLRLPTKGPDAGVLV; encoded by the coding sequence ATGTCGGTACGGTCCACGGTTCGGGAAACGACCCGCGCGCTTCTCGCGCCGAAGCGGCTCGTGCCCGTGCTTCTCGTGGCCATCCCGCTGATCATTGCCCAGGGCCGCTTCAGCGACGATCCGCTGGCCGTCTCCTTGGCCATCGTCGATTGCCTCGCGTTCGTGCTCATCGCTCCCCTCGCGTGGCGCGTGCTCGTGCCCGACGATGGCAGTCCACGCCGGCGCATCCTCGGGCTTTTGGCCTATGCGGGCCTGGGCACGGGCGTGGTCGTGACCCTCGGCGTCGCCGTGCCGCAGCTTCTTTCCATGCGCCTCACGTTCTTGACGACGGCCCCGAGCCTCTTCGTGTCGGTGGCGCTGTTTCTCGTGGGCGGCTGGGGCCTGGGCCGCGACATCGGCCTCGAGGCAAGCCTTTCCCGCGAGCGGGCGCGTGCGGCCGCGCTTGCGCGCGAAGCGGAAAGCGCTCAGCTTCTCGCGCTGCGCGCACACTTCGATCCGCATTTTCTCTTCAATACGCTGAACGCGATTGCCGAGTGGTGCCGCGACGACGGCGAAACCGCGGAGCGTGCTATTTTGCAATTGTCCTCGATGCTGCGAACCATCCTTCAAGGCGTCCGCTCCCCCACGTGGCCTCTGTCCAAGGAGCTCGAGCTCATGAAGGCTCTTTTTTCGCTGCACTTGATTCGTGACCCCGCGGCGTTCTCGCTCACCTGGGACGTCGACGAGGCCGCCGCCGAGACCAAGGTTCCACCCATGGTTCTTCTTCCGCTGGCCGAAAACGCGGTCAAACACGGTCCCGCGGCGGGCCATCGTGGCGAAATCGCGGTGCGCGTTCATCTCGATGCCGGCGCGGTGCTCTTTTCGCTGGAGAACCCTGGGGCATACCGCGGCGCGCGCCCGGGAAGCGAGGGGCTCCCCATCGTGGAGCGAAGGCTCGCCGTCGCGTACGGCAATACCGTGAAACTCGATATGGCGTCGCTGGGGGAGCGCACGCGCGCCCAATTGCGACTTCCCACCAAGGGCCCCGATGCCGGGGTGCTCGTATGA
- a CDS encoding LysR family transcriptional regulator, producing MLDLTRLRVLATVAKHGSVTTAAEVLHYAQPSVSHHLARLEEETGAKLVQRVGRGIRLTDAGRLLADRATEILGRLDAAEAELAAHVGLREGRVRLAAFPSALGTFVPAAAAILAEKHPRLQLSFLEAEPPEALQMLRAGNVDVAVVFQHDLAAADDEGEHGIRLTRLLTEPVYLVVPKGQRRGTDLAAYAKERWIAGCERCRRHLLAQCALAGFTPQIAFTTDDYIAVQALVAAGLGVTTLPELALLSARHPGLITRALPGAERYVLAATYGQPPDPPATVALLDALAVSARRRGRPASRDR from the coding sequence ATGCTTGATTTGACGCGCCTTCGTGTGCTCGCCACCGTGGCAAAACACGGTTCCGTGACCACGGCGGCCGAGGTGTTGCACTATGCACAACCCTCGGTCAGCCACCACCTGGCCCGGCTCGAGGAGGAGACCGGCGCCAAGCTCGTACAGCGGGTGGGGCGCGGGATCCGATTGACCGATGCGGGCCGGCTCCTCGCCGATCGGGCTACCGAGATCCTCGGCCGCCTCGACGCCGCGGAGGCGGAGCTCGCGGCGCACGTCGGGCTGCGCGAAGGAAGGGTGCGCCTTGCGGCATTTCCGTCGGCGCTGGGTACCTTCGTTCCCGCCGCCGCCGCGATCCTGGCGGAGAAGCACCCGCGCCTCCAGCTCTCGTTCCTCGAGGCCGAGCCCCCGGAGGCACTGCAGATGCTTCGCGCGGGCAACGTCGACGTGGCCGTGGTGTTCCAGCACGATCTCGCGGCCGCCGACGACGAGGGCGAGCACGGCATTCGCCTCACGCGCCTTCTCACCGAGCCGGTGTACCTCGTGGTGCCCAAGGGCCAGCGCCGCGGAACGGATCTCGCGGCGTACGCGAAAGAGCGCTGGATCGCAGGCTGCGAGCGTTGCCGGCGCCACCTGCTCGCGCAGTGCGCGCTGGCGGGATTCACCCCGCAGATCGCCTTTACGACGGACGACTACATCGCCGTGCAAGCGCTGGTCGCGGCAGGCCTGGGGGTCACGACCTTGCCCGAGCTGGCGCTTCTTTCCGCGCGCCACCCGGGCCTCATCACGCGAGCTCTTCCAGGGGCGGAGCGCTATGTGCTGGCGGCGACCTACGGTCAACCGCCGGATCCGCCTGCGACGGTGGCCCTGCTCGATGCGCTCGCCGTTTCGGCCCGCCGCCGAGGCCGCCCCGCATCCCGCGACCGCTGA
- a CDS encoding pyridoxal-phosphate dependent enzyme — protein sequence MRIPNFTDVLRARRVIKEHLTPTPMWSYPVLDAALRTKVYVKHENVQPTGAFKIRGGLTILSSMDAEYRKHGVVTYSTGNHAQSIAYAARQFGAPCVITMPERANAEKVRAVRALGAEVLLEGATVDEAAATAARVSVERGMRLLHADEPELVAGVGTCYMEIFESVPDLDTVIVPVGSGTGAAAACLVAAAMAPKCRVVAVQSEASPAAHESWRLGKCVSQSNRTIAEGLATGRGFALPQEILRGKLADFMLVSDSAIRCAQRLMLTHAHTLAESAGSAAVAAVLSYPEDFAGQRVAVVCSGGNASEREMPEVLSAEFKRENLERKISIVTASA from the coding sequence ATGCGCATTCCGAACTTCACCGATGTGCTACGCGCGCGGCGCGTGATCAAAGAACATCTCACGCCGACCCCGATGTGGTCTTACCCCGTGCTGGACGCAGCCCTCCGCACGAAGGTGTACGTGAAGCACGAGAACGTGCAGCCCACGGGGGCGTTCAAGATCCGCGGCGGCCTCACCATCCTGTCCTCGATGGACGCCGAGTACCGAAAGCACGGCGTGGTCACGTACTCGACGGGCAACCATGCGCAGTCCATCGCGTACGCGGCGCGCCAGTTCGGGGCGCCTTGCGTGATCACGATGCCGGAACGCGCGAACGCCGAGAAGGTGCGGGCCGTGCGGGCGCTGGGGGCGGAGGTGCTGCTCGAAGGCGCGACGGTCGACGAGGCGGCGGCCACTGCAGCACGCGTCTCCGTGGAACGAGGGATGCGCCTGCTCCACGCCGACGAGCCCGAGCTCGTGGCGGGCGTGGGCACCTGCTACATGGAAATCTTCGAGTCGGTGCCCGATCTCGACACGGTCATCGTGCCCGTGGGCAGCGGCACCGGAGCCGCCGCAGCTTGCTTGGTGGCCGCGGCCATGGCCCCGAAGTGCCGCGTCGTCGCGGTGCAATCCGAGGCTTCGCCGGCGGCGCACGAATCCTGGCGCCTCGGGAAATGCGTCTCGCAGTCGAACCGCACCATCGCCGAGGGCCTCGCCACCGGCCGGGGCTTCGCCCTTCCGCAGGAAATCCTCCGCGGGAAGCTCGCCGACTTCATGCTGGTAAGCGATTCCGCGATCCGCTGCGCGCAGCGCCTGATGCTGACCCACGCGCACACGCTCGCGGAAAGCGCAGGCTCCGCCGCCGTCGCCGCCGTGCTCTCGTACCCGGAGGATTTCGCCGGGCAGCGCGTCGCCGTGGTGTGCAGCGGCGGCAACGCCAGCGAGCGCGAAATGCCCGAGGTGCTCTCCGCCGAATTCAAGCGCGAGAACTTGGAGCGCAAGATCTCCATCGTGACGGCGAGCGCGTAA
- a CDS encoding erythromycin esterase family protein: MFASRTAIRPKGVGWALAFVVAMAGCSTHDDSLEYHGSGTVEIVPGVYSFSDSAPAPSADDLSPLFRWIGDAQYVGLGESVHTSGGFNAAKARIVKGLIERGTRVFALEAPRTPAARVEQHLQTCQGPVRDALANRGIYGSFADDNMEALLGWICEFNTAHPTDKVHFYGIDVQQPEWDYPELEAFMAAANPQDSRRLIDGLRSCQREAPITRDQTKPYPKSELEECLRGLDAVDGYIAENRAQLEAASSKDGIARAEMAAISFRSWQTELEAIQNNDEKTVRNVRDVAMHRIFRRTRDLHFAGKKVVISAHNTHVTAHNHEVTDNPIAGATSFGTELAKEVGSAYVAVGVVGYYMEINRPGHEPVAMASATSLEGKLHALGHPSLIVDTESPWIGKEQVYMVGEPEGGNMVPSHQYRALVFLEHSPPMKALFW; the protein is encoded by the coding sequence ATGTTCGCGTCGAGAACGGCGATTCGGCCGAAGGGTGTCGGCTGGGCACTCGCCTTCGTGGTGGCCATGGCGGGATGCAGTACCCACGACGATAGCCTCGAGTACCATGGCTCGGGAACCGTGGAGATCGTGCCGGGCGTCTATTCTTTTTCCGATTCCGCCCCCGCCCCTTCCGCGGATGATTTGTCACCGCTATTCAGATGGATTGGCGACGCGCAATACGTGGGCCTCGGAGAAAGCGTCCACACGTCGGGAGGCTTCAATGCGGCAAAAGCGCGCATCGTCAAGGGCCTGATCGAGCGGGGAACCCGCGTTTTTGCGCTCGAGGCTCCACGCACACCTGCGGCGAGGGTCGAGCAGCATCTTCAGACCTGCCAAGGTCCCGTTCGAGATGCCCTCGCCAATCGCGGCATCTACGGCTCTTTTGCCGATGACAACATGGAGGCACTTCTCGGCTGGATATGCGAATTCAATACGGCCCATCCGACGGACAAGGTTCACTTCTACGGAATCGACGTTCAGCAGCCGGAATGGGATTATCCCGAACTCGAAGCCTTCATGGCGGCCGCAAACCCGCAGGACTCACGGCGTCTGATCGATGGATTGCGCAGCTGCCAACGGGAGGCACCGATCACACGAGACCAGACGAAGCCGTATCCCAAAAGCGAACTCGAAGAATGTCTACGTGGCCTGGATGCCGTGGACGGCTACATCGCAGAAAACCGGGCGCAGCTTGAAGCCGCGAGCTCGAAAGACGGTATCGCGCGTGCCGAGATGGCGGCCATCAGCTTTCGGTCCTGGCAAACCGAATTGGAGGCGATCCAAAACAACGACGAAAAGACGGTACGGAACGTTCGCGACGTCGCCATGCATCGCATCTTCCGCCGCACCCGTGATCTGCACTTCGCCGGGAAGAAGGTCGTCATTTCGGCCCACAACACACACGTGACCGCCCACAATCACGAGGTGACCGACAACCCCATCGCGGGGGCAACGTCATTCGGTACCGAGCTCGCAAAAGAAGTGGGAAGCGCCTACGTGGCCGTCGGAGTCGTTGGATACTACATGGAGATCAATCGACCGGGTCACGAGCCGGTGGCCATGGCGAGCGCCACGTCGTTGGAGGGCAAACTGCACGCCCTTGGGCATCCCTCCCTGATCGTGGATACGGAGTCTCCTTGGATAGGAAAGGAGCAAGTGTACATGGTGGGCGAACCCGAGGGCGGGAACATGGTGCCGTCGCACCAATATCGGGCCCTCGTGTTTCTCGAGCATTCGCCTCCGATGAAGGCTCTCTTCTGGTGA
- a CDS encoding MerR family transcriptional regulator has protein sequence MTLSIGAFSRLTGLSVKALRLYDAARILRPAEVDRANGYRRYRLAQLVDAQRILTLRQMGMPLVGVRRGSTDRGSLLSLRDTLQAQMEALASQLSAVNEALASTSLPDAGSAPAVVVKRVPSMRVIAKRYRLGHQGEADALLDSLFERDSAAISGTIWHDCGSRSGNVDAQVFLVPKQTKARPDATTLPGLTCASCLVGADDFDLAYRALSHWRRRRGHRQAGPYRELYYRDENNDGWLEVQLPVTPASDG, from the coding sequence ATGACGCTCTCCATCGGCGCATTCTCACGCTTGACGGGCTTGTCCGTAAAGGCGCTTCGCCTCTACGACGCCGCGCGCATTTTGAGGCCTGCCGAGGTCGACCGAGCCAACGGCTACCGCCGGTATCGCCTCGCGCAGCTCGTCGACGCGCAGCGCATTCTCACGCTCCGGCAAATGGGAATGCCCCTCGTCGGCGTGCGACGCGGCTCCACCGATCGCGGGTCGCTTCTCTCACTCCGCGACACGCTCCAAGCGCAAATGGAGGCCCTTGCCTCGCAATTGAGCGCCGTAAACGAGGCGCTCGCGAGCACCTCCCTACCGGATGCCGGCAGCGCACCGGCCGTCGTCGTCAAACGCGTTCCCAGCATGCGCGTCATTGCAAAGCGATACAGGCTCGGCCACCAGGGAGAGGCCGATGCCTTGCTCGACTCGCTCTTCGAGCGCGATTCGGCGGCCATCTCCGGGACCATTTGGCACGACTGCGGCTCGCGCTCGGGAAACGTCGATGCCCAGGTCTTCCTCGTCCCCAAGCAGACGAAGGCGCGCCCCGATGCCACGACGCTACCTGGATTGACCTGCGCTTCCTGCCTCGTCGGCGCCGACGACTTCGACCTCGCCTACCGGGCCTTGAGCCATTGGCGCCGGCGGCGCGGTCATCGCCAGGCCGGCCCTTATCGAGAACTCTATTATCGAGACGAGAACAACGACGGATGGTTGGAGGTACAGCTGCCCGTCACACCGGCCTCCGACGGGTAG
- a CDS encoding alpha/beta fold hydrolase, whose amino-acid sequence MSKYEAGLDGVTFPSNGCKLLGGFYRAAGDTPRPTVVLLHGTPGIEKHLDIAYRLRDLGFNCLYFHFRGSWGSEGSFSFAHLADDTRAALDWVRRHPVVDSERIALVGGAMGGHAALLVAATDARVRAVVAMCPLIDPGAFELPEAMAHEFSTLLNGVTPRELLDQWQRVRSLHEVVDALAGRPILLVTADGDELFPPSHYSDFAARLPNGHWARAERTDHAFSMARPWLVHTVTDWLRTRSGLLPSREA is encoded by the coding sequence ATGAGCAAGTACGAAGCGGGCTTGGATGGCGTGACCTTTCCTTCGAACGGGTGCAAACTCTTGGGCGGTTTCTACCGCGCTGCCGGCGACACGCCGCGGCCCACGGTGGTGCTGCTCCATGGCACGCCGGGCATCGAGAAGCACCTGGACATCGCGTATCGGTTGCGAGACCTCGGCTTCAATTGCCTGTATTTCCACTTTCGAGGGAGTTGGGGATCGGAGGGGTCGTTTTCCTTCGCCCATTTGGCCGACGATACGCGCGCGGCGCTCGATTGGGTGCGCCGGCATCCGGTTGTCGATTCGGAGCGCATCGCGCTCGTGGGTGGGGCGATGGGCGGTCATGCCGCGCTCCTGGTGGCAGCAACGGACGCACGGGTGCGCGCTGTGGTCGCGATGTGTCCGCTCATCGACCCGGGCGCGTTCGAACTTCCCGAGGCCATGGCCCATGAGTTTTCGACCTTGCTGAATGGGGTCACGCCGCGCGAGCTTCTGGACCAATGGCAGCGCGTGCGCTCGCTCCACGAGGTCGTCGACGCATTGGCAGGGCGACCCATTCTTCTGGTCACCGCCGACGGCGATGAATTGTTTCCCCCTTCGCACTACTCCGATTTCGCCGCCCGGCTCCCGAATGGCCATTGGGCGCGCGCGGAGCGAACCGATCACGCGTTCAGCATGGCCCGGCCGTGGCTCGTCCACACCGTCACCGATTGGTTGAGGACTCGGAGCGGTCTGCTACCTTCGAGGGAGGCATGA
- a CDS encoding B12-binding domain-containing radical SAM protein, with translation MPDPMQNAPILPPAVRGEPVPYTVLLINPFYAKDIHASFGKHVLTPSLALTSLAGATPEPWKVRFWDENLLQGPPPADDVPQVVGITVHLTFAKRAYELAAWYRARGSIVVLGGLHALSCPDEVAEHCDALAIGNGVPIWPKILSDIEHGKLERRYHAEYRNYASDPSPDRSVLPRWGFLTPASLIATQGCHNRCDFCYLATGDTRIKYQMRTAQQVAAEFESTGAPYGVFVDNNLGSNRRYLRELCTALRPLRKIWSAAVTLDVSDDPSLVRDMALAGCTGVFIGFESLTDDNMRLAGKRSPRAEDYAARIQLFHANGIQVNGSFVLGFDQDRPEAFEKLANFIEEQRLECATFHILTPYPNTPLFARMERENRILHKDWSLYDTAHCVFRPKHMTPEQLEAGYEWIYQRLFSLRSIWARRPRQAPAVLPYLAMALLYKRSNWLWKFLIRHRLTHAVWAPLVHATRLRHLRYRKRLEKAPSVPGPLVWPVRPSV, from the coding sequence ATGCCCGATCCAATGCAGAATGCACCCATCTTGCCGCCCGCGGTGCGCGGCGAGCCGGTGCCGTATACGGTGCTCTTGATCAATCCTTTTTACGCGAAGGACATCCACGCCAGCTTCGGCAAGCATGTGCTCACGCCGAGCCTCGCGCTCACCAGCTTGGCCGGCGCGACGCCCGAGCCGTGGAAGGTCCGCTTCTGGGACGAAAACCTCCTTCAAGGCCCCCCGCCCGCGGACGATGTCCCCCAGGTCGTCGGCATCACCGTCCATCTCACCTTTGCCAAGCGCGCGTACGAGCTCGCGGCCTGGTACCGCGCACGCGGCAGCATCGTCGTCCTCGGTGGATTGCACGCGCTCTCGTGCCCCGACGAAGTCGCAGAGCATTGCGACGCCCTGGCCATCGGCAACGGCGTGCCCATTTGGCCGAAAATTCTCTCGGACATCGAGCACGGGAAACTCGAGCGCCGCTACCATGCCGAATACCGCAATTACGCCTCCGACCCGTCGCCCGATCGCAGTGTTCTCCCGCGCTGGGGATTTCTCACCCCGGCATCCCTCATCGCCACCCAGGGGTGCCACAATCGTTGCGACTTTTGCTACTTGGCCACGGGCGATACGCGCATCAAGTACCAAATGCGCACCGCGCAGCAGGTCGCCGCGGAATTCGAATCCACCGGCGCGCCGTACGGCGTGTTCGTCGACAACAATCTTGGCTCCAACCGCCGCTACCTGCGCGAGCTCTGCACCGCCCTCCGCCCCCTCCGCAAAATCTGGAGTGCGGCCGTTACCCTCGACGTGAGCGACGACCCAAGTTTGGTCCGCGACATGGCCCTCGCCGGCTGCACGGGCGTGTTCATCGGATTCGAAAGCCTCACCGACGACAACATGCGCCTTGCCGGCAAGCGCTCACCGCGCGCGGAGGATTATGCGGCGCGCATCCAGCTCTTTCACGCGAATGGGATTCAAGTGAACGGCAGCTTCGTGCTCGGCTTCGATCAGGACCGGCCCGAGGCTTTCGAAAAGCTGGCCAACTTCATCGAGGAACAGCGGCTCGAGTGCGCCACGTTTCACATCCTCACGCCCTACCCCAATACGCCGCTCTTTGCGCGCATGGAACGCGAGAATCGCATTTTGCACAAGGATTGGTCCCTCTACGACACCGCCCATTGCGTCTTTCGGCCCAAGCACATGACGCCGGAGCAACTCGAGGCGGGCTACGAATGGATTTACCAGCGCCTCTTCTCGCTGCGGTCCATTTGGGCGCGGCGCCCGCGGCAGGCGCCGGCCGTGTTGCCCTATCTTGCGATGGCCTTGCTGTACAAACGATCCAATTGGCTGTGGAAGTTCCTCATTCGCCACCGCCTCACGCACGCGGTGTGGGCGCCTCTCGTCCATGCGACGCGCCTGCGCCACCTGCGTTATCGGAAGCGGCTGGAAAAGGCGCCGTCGGTTCCGGGGCCTCTCGTGTGGCCGGTTCGGCCGAGCGTGTAA
- a CDS encoding ABC transporter permease, which produces MRNLIQIKELSILLVTLVAGIYFTATSTGFNSADNYRTIAQYVAPWAIVASGQVMLLICGEIDLSAGFVFTLTPFVLTLFLKNGAPFAVALIGALMVAALIGAVNGSIRTRLNLPSFITTLGMAFLLQGSSLIISNGSPVPAPTSADSGLVGIFGASRWAEFLWALVIVATMQMVLSATRFGIHTQATGGNPVGAAESGILTNRVKVVNFALTSALSGFAGLLQGIRVGSFDPTNGGFNTMFFAVASAVIGGTALLGGSGTVVGALLGAMLLGIVYDGFNLTGVNANAFNVVLGIAILVAMLLNVYLTALRKRAGSLRRTA; this is translated from the coding sequence GTGCGCAACCTCATTCAGATCAAGGAGCTGAGCATCCTCCTGGTCACGTTGGTGGCCGGCATCTACTTCACGGCCACCAGCACGGGGTTCAACAGCGCGGACAATTACCGCACGATTGCGCAGTACGTGGCCCCGTGGGCCATCGTGGCCAGCGGACAGGTCATGCTGCTCATTTGCGGCGAAATCGACCTTTCCGCGGGCTTCGTGTTCACGTTGACCCCATTCGTGCTCACGCTGTTCCTCAAGAATGGCGCGCCGTTCGCCGTCGCGCTAATCGGGGCCCTGATGGTCGCGGCGCTGATCGGCGCGGTCAATGGTTCGATCCGCACGCGGCTCAATCTTCCGTCGTTCATCACGACGTTGGGGATGGCCTTTCTCCTTCAGGGCTCGTCACTCATCATTTCCAATGGCTCGCCGGTCCCCGCGCCCACGTCGGCGGACAGTGGCTTGGTGGGCATCTTCGGTGCTTCGCGCTGGGCGGAGTTTCTCTGGGCGCTGGTCATCGTGGCGACGATGCAGATGGTGCTCTCGGCCACGCGGTTCGGCATTCACACGCAAGCCACCGGGGGAAACCCGGTCGGTGCCGCGGAGTCGGGCATTCTCACGAACCGCGTGAAGGTCGTCAATTTTGCGCTGACCAGCGCACTTTCGGGTTTCGCGGGCCTCTTACAAGGTATCCGCGTAGGTTCGTTCGATCCCACCAACGGTGGGTTCAACACCATGTTCTTCGCGGTGGCCTCCGCGGTCATCGGAGGCACCGCGTTGCTGGGTGGTTCGGGCACGGTGGTGGGCGCCTTGCTGGGCGCCATGCTCCTGGGCATCGTTTACGATGGATTCAATTTGACGGGTGTAAACGCCAACGCCTTCAACGTGGTCCTCGGCATTGCCATTCTGGTGGCCATGTTGCTGAACGTTTACCTCACCGCGCTGCGCAAGCGCGCGGGCTCGCTGCGGAGGACGGCATGA
- a CDS encoding sugar ABC transporter substrate-binding protein encodes MKEESLASRRTALKLFGAGGAGALLAACKGAASENLANAQKSVGSFPSTPGWKFVFVNHVTTNSFFVPTRNGLTDAAALLGLPTPQWTGSQSGNVAEMVNAFDTAINSGADGIAVALTDNNAFIEPTKKALGKGIPVIAYNATAANNFPLTYVGQDLFRSGFMMGQRIAQHVQSGTILVGISQPGGNNVQPRLDGILAALKQAAPQVTVQSVNTGAEQAGELNAMTAAFLGKQDAKGIYAVDAGSTAAIAQLVTSRGIQGKVHAGGFDLLADTIKGISNGALEFTIDQSAYLQGFLPVLYMYLYRLSGTLVTPPVTDTGLTFVTKDSVGPYASADSKFEGGSKQDLITMPSSIPLPPATLANK; translated from the coding sequence ATGAAAGAGGAAAGCCTTGCCTCGCGCAGGACAGCGCTGAAGCTATTTGGTGCGGGGGGCGCTGGCGCATTGCTGGCGGCCTGTAAAGGCGCGGCCAGCGAAAATCTGGCCAATGCGCAAAAGTCGGTGGGGAGCTTCCCGAGCACCCCAGGGTGGAAATTCGTATTCGTCAACCACGTCACCACGAACTCGTTCTTCGTGCCGACGCGCAATGGCCTGACCGATGCCGCCGCGCTTCTCGGCCTTCCCACGCCACAATGGACCGGTTCGCAATCGGGCAATGTGGCGGAGATGGTGAATGCGTTCGACACCGCCATCAACAGCGGCGCCGACGGCATCGCCGTGGCCCTGACCGACAACAACGCGTTCATCGAACCGACCAAAAAAGCGCTCGGCAAGGGCATTCCGGTCATCGCCTACAATGCGACGGCGGCGAACAATTTCCCGCTGACGTACGTGGGGCAGGACCTTTTCCGGTCGGGGTTCATGATGGGCCAACGCATTGCGCAGCACGTGCAATCGGGCACCATCCTCGTGGGTATTTCGCAGCCCGGTGGCAACAACGTGCAACCGCGGCTCGATGGAATCCTGGCCGCGCTCAAGCAGGCCGCGCCCCAGGTCACCGTGCAATCCGTGAACACGGGCGCCGAGCAAGCGGGCGAGCTCAATGCCATGACCGCCGCCTTTCTGGGTAAGCAGGACGCCAAGGGCATCTACGCCGTCGACGCGGGAAGCACGGCGGCCATTGCGCAGCTGGTGACCTCGCGCGGCATTCAAGGCAAGGTGCACGCGGGTGGGTTCGACCTTCTCGCCGACACCATCAAGGGCATCTCCAACGGCGCGCTCGAGTTCACCATCGATCAATCGGCGTACCTGCAGGGCTTTTTGCCCGTGCTCTACATGTACTTGTACCGATTGTCCGGCACCTTGGTCACGCCGCCGGTCACCGACACCGGGCTCACCTTCGTGACCAAGGACAGCGTCGGTCCGTACGCATCGGCGGACAGCAAGTTCGAAGGAGGCTCCAAGCAGGACCTCATCACCATGCCGAGCTCCATCCCGTTGCCGCCGGCGACCCTGGCGAACAAGTAA